Proteins from a single region of Chryseobacterium sp. W4I1:
- a CDS encoding ABC transporter permease/substrate-binding protein — protein MTQQSFWQFIIEQQEKLFTQIIQHLGLTFLSLILAIIVGVPLGILIARKKTLSSPVLGTAGILQTIPSIALLGFMIPAFGIGAKPAIIALLIYALLPIIRNTYTGITGVGPSVIEAAKAMGMNKSQLLFKVQLPLAMPVIIAGIRTAAVINVGVATLASFVAAGGLGEFIFGGISLNNTNMILAGAIPAALLAILLDQIIAVVQKSGYRLLQKLKYIVPVLLIILGAVYLLTSPSKSKIKAGFTPEFMGRQDGDLGLRSVYGINANPLVVNDAIMYKAAYEKELDLISGYSTDGRIKAFDLYVLDDDKKIFPPYFAAPIIKIKTLKKFPQLEETLDLLAGKFNDSIMTDLNYKSDYLKQAPEKIAKDFLIKNKLYKTSRKGNYGTVRIGSKIFGEQYILAEMYKMLIEGYTNYKVETKTGLGGTKICFDALMNDGVDFYPEYTGTGLLVLLKPTGQTLKNVTQSADKTYQYVNAEFEKQYGIQWLKPLGFNNSYALMMRRKQAEDLHIKSISDLKKYFSRYR, from the coding sequence ATGACGCAGCAAAGCTTTTGGCAGTTTATCATCGAACAGCAGGAAAAATTATTCACCCAGATCATACAGCATCTTGGGCTTACATTTCTGTCTTTAATTTTAGCGATCATTGTTGGGGTCCCTTTGGGAATACTGATTGCAAGGAAGAAGACACTTTCCAGTCCGGTTCTTGGTACTGCCGGTATCTTACAGACCATCCCAAGTATTGCCTTGCTGGGCTTTATGATTCCTGCTTTTGGTATTGGGGCAAAACCTGCTATTATTGCCTTACTGATCTACGCTCTTTTACCCATCATACGGAATACCTATACCGGAATAACAGGAGTAGGCCCCAGTGTGATTGAAGCTGCAAAAGCCATGGGAATGAATAAAAGCCAGCTTCTTTTTAAAGTCCAGCTCCCTTTAGCCATGCCTGTTATTATTGCAGGAATAAGAACTGCAGCCGTTATCAATGTTGGTGTGGCTACATTAGCTTCATTTGTTGCTGCAGGCGGTCTGGGCGAATTTATTTTTGGCGGAATTTCTCTCAATAATACCAATATGATCCTTGCCGGTGCCATTCCCGCGGCCTTACTGGCCATTCTGCTGGATCAGATTATTGCTGTTGTGCAAAAATCCGGATATCGATTACTTCAAAAACTGAAATATATAGTTCCGGTTCTGCTTATTATCCTGGGAGCGGTGTATTTGCTGACTTCCCCGTCAAAAAGTAAAATTAAAGCAGGTTTTACCCCTGAGTTTATGGGAAGACAGGATGGTGATCTCGGTCTGCGTTCTGTGTATGGAATCAATGCCAATCCGCTTGTAGTAAATGATGCCATTATGTACAAAGCTGCCTACGAAAAAGAACTGGATCTTATCAGCGGATATTCCACAGATGGAAGGATCAAAGCTTTTGATCTGTATGTCCTGGATGATGATAAAAAAATATTTCCACCTTATTTTGCTGCACCCATTATTAAAATAAAAACACTGAAGAAATTTCCTCAGCTGGAAGAAACCCTTGATCTGCTGGCCGGTAAATTCAACGATTCTATCATGACCGACCTGAATTACAAGTCTGATTACCTCAAACAGGCTCCGGAAAAAATTGCAAAGGATTTTTTAATTAAAAATAAACTCTATAAAACTTCAAGGAAAGGCAATTACGGAACAGTACGCATTGGCTCAAAAATATTCGGAGAACAGTACATCCTTGCAGAAATGTATAAAATGCTGATAGAAGGTTACACAAACTATAAAGTGGAAACCAAAACAGGTTTAGGAGGGACCAAGATCTGTTTTGATGCGCTGATGAATGATGGCGTTGATTTTTATCCTGAATATACCGGAACCGGCCTTTTGGTTCTTCTAAAACCAACAGGGCAGACCCTTAAAAATGTGACTCAGAGTGCAGATAAAACCTATCAGTATGTTAATGCTGAATTTGAAAAACAGTATGGAATTCAATGGCTGAAACCGCTTGGATTTAATAATTCCTATGCTTTGATGATGCGTAGAAAACAGGCAGAAGATCTTCATATTAAAAG